One Qipengyuania aurantiaca genomic region harbors:
- a CDS encoding potassium channel family protein: MSNELPDNAQVISATFNEQLLIGLGMIAVCVIIHGLGLFTIKRVITRESMKQRVSSLRPLSFTGSLFTLLAVFAIIVVHFVEIWLFAFLYDYLGALHSFSEALYFSTISYSTAGYSDALIHEQWRMVAALEGVMGVILLGWSTAFFVRVLGRLEGDDAEAR; the protein is encoded by the coding sequence ATGAGCAACGAGCTTCCCGACAACGCGCAGGTCATCAGCGCGACTTTCAACGAACAACTGCTGATCGGTCTCGGCATGATCGCCGTCTGCGTCATCATCCACGGGCTGGGCCTGTTCACTATCAAACGTGTGATCACTCGCGAGAGCATGAAGCAGCGCGTCAGCTCGCTGCGTCCGCTGTCTTTCACCGGCTCGCTTTTCACCCTGCTCGCCGTCTTCGCCATCATCGTCGTGCATTTCGTCGAGATCTGGCTGTTCGCCTTTCTCTACGACTATCTCGGCGCGCTTCATTCCTTCAGCGAGGCGCTGTATTTCTCGACCATCAGCTACTCGACGGCTGGCTATTCCGACGCGCTGATCCATGAACAGTGGCGCATGGTCGCGGCGCTGGAAGGAGTTATGGGCGTGATCCTGCTGGGCTGGTCGACCGCCTTCTTCGTGCGCGTGCTGGGCCGGCTGGAAGGCGACGACGCCGAGGCGCGCTAG
- a CDS encoding DUF427 domain-containing protein has product MAVVARWNGEEIARSDDTVVVEGNHYFPASDVARSALVPSERTSVCPWKGTAQYHSVNAGGAINADAAWYYPEPKPEAAEIKDRIAFWNGVEVTEE; this is encoded by the coding sequence ATGGCAGTAGTGGCACGGTGGAACGGCGAGGAAATCGCCCGCAGCGACGATACGGTCGTGGTCGAAGGCAACCACTATTTCCCCGCTTCCGATGTCGCGCGATCGGCGCTGGTGCCGAGCGAGCGCACCAGCGTTTGCCCGTGGAAGGGCACGGCGCAATACCACTCAGTGAACGCGGGCGGCGCGATCAACGCGGACGCGGCCTGGTACTATCCCGAACCCAAGCCCGAGGCCGCCGAAATCAAGGACCGCATTGCGTTCTGGAACGGCGTCGAAGTCACCGAAGAGTGA
- a CDS encoding cupin domain-containing protein, with amino-acid sequence MTTASDLIDRLGLAPHPEGGWYRETWRAPTDEGERASATAIHFLLEQGRSSHWHRVDAAEIWLWHAGDPLILSVAAGYDAAPEDIRMGREVLAGEAVQHVIPAGHWQAAAPAEGEHGYALVSCIVSPGFEFSGFELAPPGWSPG; translated from the coding sequence GTGACCACCGCCAGCGACCTCATCGACAGGCTCGGGCTGGCGCCCCATCCCGAAGGCGGCTGGTATCGCGAAACCTGGCGAGCGCCCACAGACGAGGGCGAGCGCGCCAGCGCGACGGCGATCCATTTCCTCCTCGAACAGGGCCGATCCTCGCACTGGCATCGCGTCGACGCGGCGGAAATCTGGTTGTGGCACGCGGGCGATCCGCTGATCCTGTCGGTCGCGGCAGGCTATGATGCGGCGCCCGAGGATATCCGCATGGGGCGCGAGGTTCTCGCCGGAGAGGCGGTCCAGCACGTCATCCCCGCCGGACACTGGCAAGCCGCCGCGCCCGCAGAGGGCGAGCATGGCTATGCGCTGGTGTCCTGCATTGTCTCGCCCGGTTTCGAATTTTCCGGCTTCGAGCTCGCCCCGCCCGGCTGGTCGCCCGGATGA
- a CDS encoding DUF3253 domain-containing protein produces the protein MTPEESAVLHRLAQRAPGATLCPSEAARGLAGDSGDWRARMDDVHRAVDGLLEEGRITLSWKGLPMERRNGPYRIAKARE, from the coding sequence ATGACCCCGGAGGAAAGCGCGGTCCTGCATCGGCTGGCGCAGCGCGCGCCCGGCGCCACCCTCTGTCCCAGCGAAGCGGCTCGCGGCCTCGCGGGCGACAGCGGCGACTGGCGCGCTCGAATGGACGATGTACACCGGGCCGTCGACGGTCTGTTGGAAGAAGGCCGCATCACGCTCAGCTGGAAAGGTTTGCCAATGGAGCGGCGTAACGGGCCCTACCGTATAGCGAAGGCGAGAGAATGA
- a CDS encoding DoxX family protein yields the protein MIRAALRILLALFYAYAGYAHIARPEPFLSIMPEALPAPEAIVFWTGIAELLGATALLQQFSKELRKAGAIGLALYAVCVFPANINHFVMDMARADGGFGLAYHVPRMIAQPVLVWLALWVGGVTDWPRRRRT from the coding sequence ATGATCCGCGCTGCTCTCCGCATCCTCCTCGCGCTGTTCTACGCCTATGCCGGCTACGCCCATATTGCGCGGCCGGAGCCGTTCCTCAGCATCATGCCCGAGGCCTTGCCCGCTCCCGAAGCCATCGTCTTCTGGACCGGCATTGCCGAACTGCTGGGCGCAACGGCGCTGCTCCAACAATTCTCGAAGGAATTGCGAAAAGCGGGCGCGATCGGTCTCGCGCTCTACGCGGTCTGCGTCTTTCCCGCCAACATCAACCACTTCGTCATGGACATGGCGCGCGCGGACGGCGGGTTCGGACTTGCCTATCACGTGCCGCGCATGATCGCGCAGCCGGTGCTGGTGTGGCTGGCCCTGTGGGTCGGCGGCGTCACGGACTGGCCGCGGCGCCGCCGCACCTGA
- a CDS encoding SWIB/MDM2 domain-containing protein, with translation MAGKNNALQKPVNLSPELENVVGKGPMTRAQVTSKVWDHIKANDLQDSKDKRMINPDDKLGAVIGKEQISMFKMTGAVSKHMS, from the coding sequence ATGGCTGGCAAGAACAACGCACTGCAGAAGCCGGTGAACCTGTCGCCGGAACTCGAGAACGTGGTCGGCAAGGGTCCCATGACTCGCGCCCAGGTCACCTCGAAGGTGTGGGACCACATCAAGGCGAACGACCTTCAGGATTCGAAGGACAAGCGCATGATCAACCCCGACGACAAGCTCGGCGCTGTCATCGGCAAGGAACAGATCTCGATGTTCAAGATGACCGGTGCCGTTTCCAAGCACATGTCGTAA
- a CDS encoding YbhB/YbcL family Raf kinase inhibitor-like protein codes for MSSGTPEWVRQAIGGEATASLTIGEVAEEKLLGKSGFTLTSAAFRNGGELDPSFTAIEDDAVAPPLEWTAPPPGTQELVLVVEDADDGKVHWLVWGLKAQKGALFEGETPPRTGKNAVGNSEWLLPDPPLGVQHTYVFQLYAVDLPLTLMPGAGYEELRKNIKGHVLSAAVLTARFEGHEIEELDAEDFDIED; via the coding sequence TTGAGTAGTGGCACGCCCGAATGGGTCCGGCAGGCAATCGGAGGCGAGGCCACGGCATCGCTGACCATCGGCGAAGTGGCCGAGGAAAAGCTGCTCGGCAAATCGGGCTTCACGCTGACCAGCGCGGCCTTCCGCAACGGCGGCGAGCTCGATCCCAGCTTCACCGCGATCGAAGACGACGCCGTCGCCCCGCCGCTCGAATGGACCGCGCCGCCTCCCGGCACGCAGGAACTGGTGCTGGTCGTGGAAGACGCCGATGACGGCAAGGTCCACTGGCTCGTCTGGGGTCTGAAGGCGCAAAAGGGCGCGCTGTTCGAAGGCGAGACGCCGCCGCGCACCGGCAAGAACGCGGTCGGCAATTCGGAATGGCTGCTGCCCGACCCGCCGCTGGGCGTGCAGCACACCTATGTATTTCAGCTCTACGCGGTCGACCTGCCGCTGACGCTGATGCCCGGCGCGGGCTACGAAGAATTGCGCAAGAACATCAAGGGACACGTCCTGTCTGCCGCCGTTCTCACCGCCCGTTTCGAAGGGCATGAGATCGAGGAGCTGGACGCGGAAGACTTCGATATCGAAGACTAA
- a CDS encoding S41 family peptidase → MKWGRTTLSGILALSLAACGGDDSSPRGGLGGGGGGGGDTGLCSLSARQDWALAVLQEWYLYPDLLNTGVNKADYNTLQGYIDAVTAPGQALFNPDGLSSKTFTYITSIEEENDLINNGSNAGFGIRLTYDQVNNRVFVAEVFENAPAFPAGFDRGTEILQIEGQSVSSLMSSGGPGAVIQALGPNDLGVTRSFVIRSAAGVQQTVSVTKAEYALDPISDRYGVRILSDGAGGRVGYINLRTFIVQDAARQLREAFQQFRSQGITNVILDLRYNGGGLVSVADLLGDLMGEGLEGQLFSETNYRPSKSARDSFELFQEEAAQIAPMKLAVIGRGGTASASELVANSMIPYLGDNIALVGTDTYGKPVGQDPFDRPECDDRLRAVTFKTVNANGQGDYFGGLASVMPNTCSAGDDIFNQLGDPSEQSVSVALDFLAGRTCTPITGAAKDGRVQAEGMRRELLQPATPSAAQHRNPGLF, encoded by the coding sequence ATGAAATGGGGTCGCACCACTCTATCGGGAATTCTTGCGCTGTCGCTGGCCGCGTGTGGCGGGGACGATAGCAGCCCGCGCGGAGGGCTTGGCGGCGGAGGTGGCGGTGGAGGCGACACCGGCCTCTGTTCGCTTTCGGCGCGGCAGGATTGGGCGTTGGCGGTGCTGCAGGAATGGTATCTCTATCCCGACCTTCTGAACACTGGCGTTAACAAGGCCGACTACAACACGTTGCAGGGTTACATCGACGCGGTAACCGCGCCGGGCCAGGCGCTGTTCAATCCCGACGGCCTGTCGTCCAAGACGTTCACCTACATCACTTCCATTGAGGAGGAGAACGACCTCATCAACAACGGGTCGAACGCCGGCTTCGGCATTCGCCTGACCTATGACCAGGTGAACAACCGCGTTTTCGTGGCCGAGGTTTTCGAGAACGCTCCCGCCTTCCCGGCGGGCTTCGACCGTGGCACCGAGATCCTCCAGATCGAAGGCCAGTCGGTGTCCTCGCTGATGTCTTCGGGCGGTCCGGGCGCGGTGATCCAGGCTCTGGGGCCGAACGATCTCGGCGTGACTCGCAGCTTTGTCATCCGGAGTGCGGCAGGCGTGCAGCAGACCGTCAGCGTGACCAAAGCGGAATATGCGCTCGATCCGATCTCGGATCGCTACGGCGTGCGTATCCTGTCCGACGGGGCTGGCGGCCGAGTCGGTTATATCAACCTGCGCACCTTCATCGTGCAGGACGCCGCGCGCCAGCTGCGCGAAGCCTTCCAGCAGTTCCGCAGCCAAGGGATCACCAATGTCATCCTCGACCTGCGCTACAACGGCGGCGGGCTCGTCTCGGTGGCCGACCTCCTTGGCGACCTGATGGGCGAAGGGCTGGAAGGCCAGCTCTTCTCCGAAACCAACTATCGCCCGTCCAAGTCCGCGCGCGACAGCTTCGAGCTGTTCCAGGAAGAAGCGGCGCAGATCGCGCCCATGAAACTGGCGGTGATCGGGCGGGGGGGCACGGCCTCGGCCAGCGAGCTGGTGGCCAATTCGATGATCCCCTACCTTGGCGACAACATCGCGCTGGTGGGCACCGACACTTATGGCAAACCCGTCGGCCAGGACCCCTTCGACCGTCCCGAATGCGACGACCGCCTGCGCGCGGTGACCTTCAAGACGGTCAACGCCAACGGACAGGGCGATTATTTCGGCGGCCTTGCCAGCGTCATGCCCAACACCTGTTCGGCCGGGGACGACATCTTCAACCAGCTGGGCGATCCCAGCGAGCAGTCGGTTTCGGTCGCGCTCGACTTCCTTGCCGGTCGCACTTGCACGCCGATCACCGGCGCGGCCAAGGATGGACGCGTGCAGGCCGAAGGGATGCGGCGCGAGCTGCTCCAGCCGGCCACGCCGAGCGCGGCGCAGCATCGCAACCCGGGCCTGTTCTGA
- a CDS encoding DUF962 domain-containing protein → MAKQYTRFEEFWPFYLREHSKPRTRALHYFGTTLVVLLAIAALMTGRFLLFALMPLAGYFFAWIAHFGVEKNRPATFTYPLWSLGADFKMWWLWLTGRLGPELDKAGVEA, encoded by the coding sequence ATGGCGAAACAATACACGCGTTTCGAGGAGTTCTGGCCCTTCTACCTGCGCGAGCATTCCAAGCCGCGCACGCGCGCGCTGCATTATTTCGGGACGACGCTGGTTGTCCTGCTCGCCATTGCGGCGCTGATGACCGGACGCTTCCTGCTGTTCGCCCTGATGCCGCTCGCGGGCTATTTCTTCGCCTGGATCGCGCATTTCGGGGTCGAGAAGAACCGGCCCGCAACTTTCACCTATCCCCTGTGGAGCCTTGGCGCGGACTTCAAGATGTGGTGGCTGTGGCTGACCGGCCGCCTTGGCCCGGAACTCGATAAGGCGGGCGTCGAAGCTTAA
- a CDS encoding DUF3429 domain-containing protein, giving the protein MRKVPRWPRLLGLAGLLPQIALLGLAFSRSGELASAAPLLAGIYSALIFTFLGGTWWGIAATAPAAERRGGLGWVWVAAVVPSLLALAALGGWAIEMLALEALLVMMGAGLLLALLVDLRLASLAPRWWLALRAPLSLGLGLMTLAIAFA; this is encoded by the coding sequence ATGCGTAAAGTGCCGCGCTGGCCGCGACTGCTGGGGCTCGCCGGGCTCCTGCCGCAAATCGCGCTGCTTGGCCTTGCCTTCAGCCGCTCCGGCGAGCTTGCAAGCGCGGCGCCCCTGCTGGCGGGGATCTATAGCGCGCTGATCTTCACCTTCCTCGGCGGAACCTGGTGGGGCATCGCAGCGACGGCCCCGGCGGCCGAGCGGCGCGGCGGGCTTGGCTGGGTATGGGTCGCGGCGGTGGTGCCGAGCCTCCTCGCGCTGGCGGCGCTTGGCGGCTGGGCGATCGAGATGCTCGCGCTCGAGGCGCTGCTGGTGATGATGGGCGCCGGCCTGCTGCTGGCGCTGCTGGTGGACCTGAGACTGGCGAGCCTTGCGCCGCGCTGGTGGCTGGCCTTGCGCGCGCCGCTTTCGCTGGGGCTCGGCCTGATGACGCTGGCGATTGCCTTCGCTTAA
- a CDS encoding COG3650 family protein, translating to MRSILSCAVLGLALAGCQSGEGAPASGPTEAFSAIEPSEIIYLTGTEPFWGGEVKGDQALYTTPENQDGSRFEVTRFAGNNGLALTGLVDDRNFDLTVTPGECSDGMSDRTYPYTATLRIGEEQREGCAWTDRQPFDGPQRP from the coding sequence ATGAGATCGATCCTGTCCTGCGCCGTGCTTGGCCTTGCGCTCGCCGGATGCCAATCGGGCGAGGGCGCGCCCGCCAGCGGGCCGACCGAGGCCTTCTCCGCCATCGAACCGTCCGAGATCATCTACCTCACCGGTACCGAACCCTTCTGGGGCGGCGAGGTGAAGGGCGACCAGGCGCTCTACACTACGCCCGAAAACCAGGACGGCTCGCGTTTCGAGGTCACGCGCTTTGCCGGAAACAACGGGCTGGCGCTGACCGGCCTCGTCGACGACCGCAATTTCGATCTCACCGTGACGCCGGGTGAATGTTCGGACGGGATGAGCGACCGCACCTATCCCTACACCGCCACGCTGCGCATCGGCGAGGAGCAGCGCGAAGGCTGCGCCTGGACCGACCGCCAGCCCTTCGACGGGCCGCAGCGTCCGTGA
- a CDS encoding alpha/beta hydrolase fold domain-containing protein, whose translation MPSLRARLVELALPLLGVKRFFSEPDRMDARIAKMRQKPSPRPRGKWHREFDIVEEELDGFPVVHMTPKGGAQAGGLHLLYLHGGGYVMDIAAIHWEAVGHLCAATGASASVALYPLAPEAKAAETVAGVEALFARLAERHGPGNIAILGDSAGAGMALALAQRLAGEGAGKPAALVLYSPWLDATASDEGQAPIEPKDRMLAIAGLKACGSRYAGDLPLTDPRLSPLFGQLDGLPPIAIFAGTHDILLPDARRLVEKLTALGAKPLYREYEKMFHDWMLFPIPEGRQALDETAAFLSNVRGGSAA comes from the coding sequence ATGCCAAGCCTGCGTGCCCGCCTGGTCGAGCTGGCCTTGCCGCTGCTCGGCGTGAAGCGGTTCTTTTCCGAGCCCGACAGGATGGACGCGCGCATCGCGAAGATGCGGCAGAAGCCATCGCCCCGTCCGCGCGGCAAGTGGCACCGCGAATTCGACATCGTGGAAGAGGAGCTGGACGGTTTTCCCGTGGTCCATATGACGCCGAAGGGCGGCGCGCAGGCGGGCGGGCTGCACCTCCTCTATCTCCACGGCGGCGGCTACGTCATGGATATCGCCGCGATCCACTGGGAAGCGGTCGGCCATCTGTGCGCGGCGACCGGGGCGAGCGCCAGCGTGGCGCTCTATCCGCTGGCGCCCGAAGCCAAGGCGGCCGAGACGGTTGCGGGGGTGGAGGCGCTGTTCGCACGACTTGCCGAGCGGCACGGACCCGGGAACATCGCTATCCTTGGGGACAGCGCGGGCGCGGGCATGGCGCTCGCGCTGGCGCAGCGGCTGGCGGGCGAGGGGGCCGGAAAACCGGCAGCGCTCGTGCTCTATTCTCCCTGGCTCGATGCGACAGCGAGCGACGAGGGGCAGGCGCCGATCGAACCCAAGGACCGGATGCTTGCCATCGCGGGGTTGAAGGCCTGCGGGTCGCGTTATGCCGGGGACCTGCCGCTCACCGATCCGCGCCTCAGCCCGCTTTTCGGGCAGCTCGACGGCCTTCCGCCCATCGCGATTTTTGCGGGCACGCATGACATCCTGCTGCCCGATGCGCGTCGGCTGGTCGAAAAACTGACCGCGCTCGGCGCCAAACCCCTTTACCGCGAATACGAGAAGATGTTTCACGACTGGATGCTGTTCCCGATCCCCGAAGGGCGCCAGGCGCTCGACGAAACCGCCGCCTTCCTCTCCAATGTGCGTGGGGGAAGTGCGGCATGA
- a CDS encoding pyridoxamine 5'-phosphate oxidase family protein has translation MSDRSVSQIAETLKSIDIAMLVTKTGSEGAIAARPMSNNKDVSEEDGTSYHFATDDGRIDDDLKNSDQCGATYTSGEFYCAVQGTGKLHRDRALLEKHWVKDLEAWFENGLDTEGLILIEVSPKRIEWWEGREEGQLTF, from the coding sequence ATGTCCGACCGTTCGGTTTCCCAGATTGCCGAGACGCTCAAATCCATCGATATCGCCATGCTGGTCACCAAGACCGGCAGCGAAGGCGCGATTGCCGCGCGGCCGATGTCGAACAACAAGGATGTGAGCGAGGAGGACGGCACCTCCTACCACTTCGCCACCGACGATGGCCGGATCGACGACGATCTGAAGAACTCCGACCAATGCGGCGCCACCTATACCAGCGGCGAGTTCTATTGCGCGGTACAGGGCACCGGCAAGCTGCACCGTGACCGCGCCCTGCTCGAGAAGCATTGGGTGAAGGACCTCGAGGCCTGGTTCGAGAACGGTCTCGACACCGAGGGCCTCATCCTGATCGAAGTCAGCCCCAAGCGGATCGAATGGTGGGAAGGCCGCGAGGAAGGGCAGCTGACGTTCTGA
- a CDS encoding fasciclin domain-containing protein, protein MNKMTLALASAASLALTACGGEAEEPMADDTAMADQMANDTAETGTIVEVAQGDSQFSTLVSAVTAAGLGETLSGEGPFTVFAPTNDAFGKIPEATLTELTTNDTETLGNILQYHVVEGNVDAATLTQAITDAGDAGYTINTVGGGTLTANLVDGNVVLTDAAGGASTVTATDVAASNGVIHVIDTVLMPQ, encoded by the coding sequence ATGAACAAGATGACACTTGCGCTCGCCTCGGCCGCATCGCTCGCTCTTACCGCCTGTGGCGGGGAAGCCGAAGAACCGATGGCCGACGACACCGCCATGGCCGACCAGATGGCCAACGATACGGCCGAAACCGGCACGATCGTCGAAGTCGCACAGGGCGACAGCCAGTTTTCGACGCTGGTCAGCGCAGTGACCGCAGCCGGCCTTGGCGAAACGCTGTCGGGCGAAGGTCCCTTCACCGTCTTCGCGCCGACCAACGACGCTTTCGGCAAGATCCCCGAAGCAACGCTGACCGAACTGACCACCAACGACACCGAAACGCTGGGTAACATCCTCCAGTACCATGTCGTCGAAGGCAATGTGGACGCCGCCACGCTGACGCAGGCGATCACCGATGCCGGTGACGCAGGCTACACGATCAACACTGTGGGCGGCGGCACGCTGACGGCCAATCTCGTGGACGGCAATGTCGTCCTTACCGATGCCGCCGGCGGCGCCTCGACCGTGACGGCCACCGATGTCGCCGCGTCAAACGGTGTCATCCACGTCATCGATACCGTACTCATGCCGCAGTAA
- a CDS encoding HPF/RaiA family ribosome-associated protein translates to MQVQFNSDSSVMGTENVATRIETRVREKLARFEDRLTRLEIHVRDENGAKGGGDDKSCTIEARPTGGQPVSVSAHAAKVDDAASKAAGTLAQRLERHFGKGERHKHDARPDKVM, encoded by the coding sequence ATGCAGGTCCAGTTCAATTCCGATAGCAGCGTGATGGGCACCGAGAACGTCGCGACCCGGATCGAGACGCGGGTGCGCGAGAAGCTGGCGCGGTTCGAGGACCGGCTGACGCGGCTCGAAATCCATGTGCGCGACGAGAACGGCGCCAAGGGCGGGGGCGACGACAAGAGCTGCACCATCGAGGCACGGCCCACGGGCGGCCAGCCGGTGAGCGTGAGCGCCCATGCCGCCAAGGTCGATGACGCTGCGAGCAAGGCCGCCGGCACGCTCGCCCAGCGGCTGGAACGCCACTTCGGGAAGGGCGAGCGGCACAAGCACGACGCGCGCCCCGACAAGGTGATGTGA
- a CDS encoding cold-shock protein produces the protein MAKTGTVKFFNTDKGYGFIQPDDGSADSFVHITAVQAAGMQTLDKEQRLNYDVEQGRNGKESAVNLSAAD, from the coding sequence ATGGCCAAGACCGGCACCGTAAAATTCTTCAACACCGACAAGGGCTATGGCTTCATCCAGCCCGACGATGGTTCGGCCGACAGCTTCGTCCACATCACCGCCGTGCAGGCCGCCGGCATGCAGACGCTCGATAAGGAACAGCGCCTGAACTACGACGTCGAGCAGGGCCGCAACGGCAAGGAAAGCGCCGTGAACCTCTCGGCTGCCGACTGA
- a CDS encoding YaiI/YqxD family protein: MSDPVTILVDADACPVKEEVYRVAQRHKAHVRVVSNSPFRVPVSERVKRVVVSDGFDAADDWIAENAGPRAVVITADILLAERCLKEGATVLRHDGKSFDAASIGSAIATRAIMEDLRAGMDGVGGGPPPFSKADRSNFLQALDRELVRMGRES, translated from the coding sequence ATGAGCGATCCCGTCACCATACTCGTCGACGCCGATGCCTGCCCGGTGAAGGAGGAGGTCTACCGCGTGGCACAGCGCCACAAGGCACACGTCCGCGTGGTCAGCAACAGCCCCTTCCGCGTGCCGGTGAGCGAGCGGGTGAAGCGCGTGGTGGTCTCGGACGGCTTCGACGCGGCGGATGACTGGATCGCGGAGAACGCGGGGCCGCGGGCAGTGGTGATCACCGCCGACATCCTGCTGGCCGAACGCTGCCTCAAGGAGGGCGCGACCGTGCTGCGCCACGACGGCAAGAGCTTCGACGCCGCCAGCATCGGCAGCGCCATCGCCACCCGGGCAATCATGGAAGACCTGCGCGCCGGGATGGACGGAGTGGGAGGCGGCCCGCCGCCGTTCAGCAAGGCGGACCGGTCGAACTTCCTGCAGGCGCTCGACCGGGAGCTGGTGCGGATGGGGCGGGAAAGTTAG
- the thiC gene encoding phosphomethylpyrimidine synthase ThiC, with protein sequence MADINSKFDIGVTTGPIRGSRKVHVGAKSGSGIQVAMREIDLEDGEPSVRVYDTSGPYTDPDAQIDIRKGLEQKRREWIMARGDVEEYDAREVKPEDNGQLGPDRSGGVPGFPNVAKKVLRAKPGANVSQMHYARRGIITPEMEYVAERENLGREMLREEAARLTARNDGQPWGADLPDYVTPEFVRDEVARGRAIIPSNINHPETEPMAIGRNFLVKINANIGNSAVASDVASEVDKMVWSIRWGADTVMDLSTGRNIHDTREWIIRNSPVPIGTVPIYQALEKVGGIAEDLTWEIFRDTLIEQAEQGVDYFTIHAGVRLPYVPMTAKRVTGIVSRGGSIMAKWCLAHHKESFLYERFDEITEIMKAYDIAYSLGDGLRPGSIADANDEAQFAELYTLGELTKRAWEQDVQVMIEGPGHVPMHKIKENMDKQLEACGEAPFYTLGPLVTDIAPGYDHITSGIGAAQIGWYGTAMLCYVTPKEHLGLPDRDDVKVGVVTYKLAAHAADLAKGHPAAKVRDDALSKARFEFRWRDQFNLSLDPDTAEQYHDQTLPAEGAKTAHFCSMCGPKFCSMKITQEVRDFAAKQNSDSYLASENIKRETSAEEAEEAQKGMEEMSEVYREKGEKLYLPEG encoded by the coding sequence ATGGCCGACATCAACAGCAAATTCGACATCGGCGTCACCACCGGTCCGATCCGCGGCAGCCGCAAGGTTCATGTTGGTGCCAAGAGCGGCAGCGGCATCCAGGTCGCCATGCGCGAGATCGATCTCGAGGACGGCGAACCCAGCGTCCGCGTCTACGACACCTCCGGACCCTACACCGATCCCGATGCCCAGATCGACATCCGCAAGGGTCTCGAACAGAAGCGCCGCGAGTGGATCATGGCCCGCGGCGATGTCGAGGAATACGATGCCCGCGAAGTGAAGCCCGAGGATAACGGCCAGCTCGGCCCCGACCGTTCGGGCGGCGTCCCCGGCTTCCCCAATGTCGCGAAGAAGGTGCTGCGCGCGAAGCCCGGCGCGAACGTCAGCCAGATGCACTACGCCCGCCGCGGCATCATCACTCCCGAGATGGAATATGTCGCCGAGCGCGAAAACTTGGGGCGCGAAATGCTGCGCGAGGAAGCGGCCCGCCTCACCGCGCGCAACGATGGCCAGCCCTGGGGCGCGGATCTCCCAGATTACGTCACCCCCGAATTCGTCCGTGACGAAGTGGCGAGGGGCCGCGCGATCATCCCCTCCAACATCAACCACCCCGAAACCGAGCCCATGGCGATCGGGCGCAACTTCCTCGTCAAGATCAACGCTAACATCGGCAACTCCGCCGTGGCCTCCGACGTGGCGAGCGAGGTCGACAAGATGGTCTGGTCGATCCGCTGGGGCGCCGACACTGTCATGGACCTCTCCACGGGCCGCAACATCCACGACACGCGCGAATGGATCATCCGCAACTCGCCCGTCCCCATCGGTACCGTGCCGATCTACCAGGCGCTGGAGAAGGTCGGCGGCATTGCCGAGGACCTGACGTGGGAAATCTTCCGCGACACGCTGATCGAACAGGCCGAACAGGGCGTCGACTATTTCACCATTCACGCAGGGGTCCGCCTGCCCTATGTCCCCATGACCGCCAAGCGCGTCACCGGCATCGTGTCGCGCGGCGGCTCGATCATGGCGAAATGGTGCCTCGCGCATCACAAGGAGAGCTTCCTCTACGAGCGCTTCGACGAGATCACCGAGATCATGAAGGCCTATGACATCGCCTATTCGCTGGGCGACGGCCTGCGCCCCGGCAGCATCGCCGACGCGAATGACGAAGCCCAGTTCGCCGAGCTCTACACGCTGGGCGAGCTCACCAAGCGCGCCTGGGAACAGGACGTGCAGGTGATGATCGAAGGCCCCGGCCACGTGCCGATGCACAAGATCAAGGAGAACATGGACAAGCAGCTGGAAGCCTGCGGCGAAGCGCCCTTCTACACGCTTGGCCCCCTCGTCACCGATATCGCGCCGGGTTACGACCACATCACCAGCGGCATCGGCGCGGCGCAGATCGGCTGGTACGGCACCGCCATGCTCTGCTACGTCACGCCCAAGGAACACCTCGGCCTGCCCGACCGCGACGATGTGAAGGTGGGCGTGGTGACCTACAAGCTCGCCGCCCATGCCGCCGACCTCGCCAAGGGCCACCCGGCCGCCAAGGTCCGCGACGACGCGCTAAGCAAGGCTCGCTTCGAATTCCGCTGGCGCGACCAGTTCAACCTCAGCCTCGACCCCGACACGGCCGAGCAATACCACGACCAGACCCTCCCCGCAGAAGGCGCCAAGACCGCCCACTTCTGCTCCATGTGCGGCCCCAAATTCTGCTCGATGAAGATCACGCAGGAAGTGCGCGACTTCGCGGCCAAGCAGAACTCGGACAGCTATCTCGCGAGCGAAAACATCAAGCGCGAGACCTCAGCCGAAGAGGCCGAGGAAGCCCAGAAGGGCATGGAGGAGATGAGCGAGGTCTATCGCGAGAAGGGTGAGAAGTTGTATTTGCCGGAGGGGTAG